A stretch of the Papaver somniferum cultivar HN1 chromosome 6, ASM357369v1, whole genome shotgun sequence genome encodes the following:
- the LOC113287914 gene encoding uncharacterized protein LOC113287914 isoform X2, giving the protein MEETSSMSKEEDSKSEIGMEDYTEISDVDDDIQIGINEDINQDEIQEEDEMEVEKEEILPKFDEAKLRELLRNLKSVEVKIYSEAAKEFIKLLRGDTGGEILRHYVQASPLCIELEETWNARKGKSEVSKIISLITAVLEHPDGKFISGDKERLIISQKLDKFARLIIKSESSLKEEKDGLLKEKKSKLPDVYEELKSKEGRRQNAALLLMTAIVKRGVGLASEVAEHFDFKLPVFASLAEYKKNKVENRKHSTRKSFIKFALSFLEVGNPRLLRWVLQQKEMFSGILRGLGSDDEETVVYVLSTLRDRVLTLDSLVPPSLRSVLFGSVTLEQLSSISGNPVDGPSADVAHEVLVMVCTDPQNGLMPNQKGVTNPLKGNRKRLLDLMKKLNAKDNGYHKDLLLEIVNGRPSFGSAYMDELPYNLEPRSSDSWFAAVSLVSDLISSTSTSFSFGAPASQIHDPPTLDSPEVQCMLKCIIPRAFSRGVINRGLQHEDLYVKHGSVKLLLEALKSLENLVGSIDYNSRSNNSMVHKWLNLKQDIQDEARAVLPDPQVLFKLLSDEKKEKDQKNDPKRCNKKMKRSTNFECHAGAKKSKIDRIDGDIDILIGGISSEPDNAMLCKTESIMDELIIDQVENKKESADVIAGIWGLQRVEQQDAEICFHSKVLDVLALYLRTMPNTLEGSYDFFKELPSDPFTLSSNQQQSLLPLLIEYIGWSPERKVPNRPPEALYKHLHPLVNLLIRSPIKEIQNQAYTLARAAMFSTGAFDRDIQEIDAWFLFLPGYRREGQTEEGQGHDLFGDLFGVVVSFFCDAVSTVGNNLYKYHDMVRCKLSELNDIKDAPDFSPLVFCILDKCLRLLESSSGKKLCDKSMVSLYVCNTLSFLLQTQVQGGLLHAFIEFLLTQRLCDLSRRNGFGDFTSLDDSSNFPCEWRPLKNLLLLSQNVSKKQACCSSYSIPQRTQSASRHPFARTLDNIKEIIKSGQGGDLVGVAAGFSSSIICISSYEILENFPSIITISHLLLGKHLQFLSYPFFLEQNFLSRVSDLWANIVFSALEHFDTIAQNSRCSSYSSEEIISSMEVDSIKSASVAFSFFLKEAPFYVLFSSVLRVGNLESFVSSKLVDILKVKLTEGSPDDLIASLRLALFWAHQIQLSFRVDPVDELERPLQICFICIKHILTQLFAVKSNFDTLSISEFPVLVPYLQEVARIVFHHPAVILSLLQPLCRGLMPACVSLGNGSEDFVSSLKFSVHSMEHNILELLTTVANYFFSSYLDQVAVTEVQDAENKKLLKIFKSLVRQVILFFMDKFDCCIRDKDLTPILPAYHIVVALSPYISPIELLELVQWIFRKVDLIDSIGWKSFKIDAFAMGCYIFDAAFDLLSSYLHQVSRRKVHSSLLWEVKGGNVDISLLQETYYKVIELATTSKLRFADICLLKAVNTVYKQKTMLPKEDLFPLVMALSRVIKSTPIEIISHCIYTTSATKAKLLFLLTEVSPLHLTLFGQVFLSILGKNLPSTSNMIEENHKCVIADDDLILLLPVALSYLNLSITKFGVQYLKSLGAITSIYSRILLDGFLNWRSFASRTVFQEEFDESPPSSTKDLLNVFGGTLYGKTIHMLRYCFALNADSIDKKKRKDLFCSMYSSSGTDAGLLDCDVGEINNCSIDDSLNIAIRAIAKVCFSRLLLFPADNFIQSLRTKRGGELKEMTLEVGSTRKDSMRLRLMRILVSTLRSIAMKFPVVTDNSGKSKRPECSVFTFLETYILRNISELCRKMQTELVQFDSLPFLDTFFSSSLRYRFEDPITLKVLKDVVITLSEGKFSSGVLLELMQAHSHFIPSILWTNSISDSSSVFHGVTLLRPLSSILKSHVLLLTDLHMSDDKINLDLSSSHSRKLEVIKLLRVLYHLKACQNGNVAPAEDISMVPRELLSLLLSCYGATMGKVDLEIFSLMSDIVSAEGSDLSINEMDYLWGGAALKLRRVKELESTHEIINGETCEERRRRQFRESFSIDQNLCVATVLHFPNERVDLDSLTTTSKLQEDNLLNMLEEPYPRIDKIQRYDPAFILRFSIHGLSMGYFELLEFAGLGLLALSIMSISSPDQGIRKLGYDALGLFTNTLYKKDEQNKKSLSPLRLLLLSLQNGIAQEMQRIPSVSAIFAAEASLVLLDPSSDHHVAISELLRRSPLNLKSIPLFDTLFESCSIKFKTDKLWILRLSYSGLNLDDDAEIFQSKCLHKMLSFYSSSLSDYESKILILQIVKKAVKLPTLARYLVKSCGLLSWLSSVFCFCDKRLYGDGRQ; this is encoded by the exons ATGGAGGAAACAAGCTCGATGTCAAAGGAAGAAGATTCAAAAAGTGAAATAGGAATGGAAGATTACACAGAAATCAGTGACGTCGATGATGATATTCAAATAGGAATTAACGAGGATATTAATCAAGACGAAATCCAAG AAGAAGATGAGATGGAAGTAGAGAAAGAAGAAATTCTTCCCAAATTTGATGAAGCAAAACTGAGAGAGCTATTGCGTAACTTAAAATCGGTTGAAGTTAAAATTTATTCAGAGGCTGCAAAAGAGTTTATTAAGCTATTAAGAGGAGATACAGGAGGTGAAATACTCCGTCACTATGTACAAGCTTCACCATTATGTATAGAACTCGAGGAAACTTGGAATGCTCGGAAAGGGAAATCTGAAGTTTCAAAGATTATTTCGTTGATTACTGCAGTTTTGGAACACCCTGATGGGAAATTTATATCAGGTGATAAAGAGAGATTAATTATTAGTCAGAAGCTTGACAAGTTTGCTCGTCTCATTATTAAATCCGAGTCATCTTTGAAAGAAGAAAAGGATGGCttgctgaaagaaaaaaaatctaagttACCAGATGTTTATGAAGAGTTGAAGAGTAAGGAAGGAAGACGTCAAAACGCAGCTTTGTTGCTAATGACTGCAATTGTTAAACGCGGGGTAGGTTTGGCTTCTGAGGTTGCTGAGCACTTTGACTTCAAGCTTCCTGTTTTTGCTAGCCTAGCAGAAtataagaagaataaggttgaaaACAGAAAACATTCCACCagaaaatccttcatcaagttcGCACTCTCATTTTTAGAAGTTGGGAATCCCAGATTGTTGAGATGGGTCTTACAACAGAAGGAAATGTTTTCTGGTATTTTACGTGGACTTGGAAGCGACGATGAGGAGACAGTAGTTTATGTGCTATCTACACTCAGGGATAGAGTTCTAACGCTGGATTCTTTGGTGCCTCCAAGTCTTCGGAGTGTTCTCTTTGGAAGTGTTACCTTGGAACAATTATCTAGCATTTCGGGTAATCCGGTAGATGGACCTTCTGCCGACGTTGCACATGAGGTTCTAGTTATGGTTTGCACTGATCCTCAGAATGGGCTGATGCCAAATCAAAAGGGTGTTACAAATCCGTTAAAGGGTAATCGAAAGCGCCTCTTGGATCTCATGAAAAAGCTAAATGCAAAAGATAATGGTTATCACAAGGATCTTCTTTTGGAAATTGTTAACGGGAGGCCTTCTTTTGGTTCAGCATACATGGATGAGTTACCTTACAATCTCGAGCCTCGATCATCTGATAGCTG GTTTGCTGCTGTTTCTTTGGTGTCAGACTTGATTTCTTCCACAAGCACTAGTTTTAGTTTTGGTGCTCCTGCTTCCCAGATACATGATCCACCTACATTAGATAGTCCTGAGGTACAATGTATGCTGAAATGTATTATTCCCCGTGCGTTTAGTCGGGGTGTCATCAATAGGGGATTGCAACATGAAGATCTTTATGTGAAGCATGGTAGTGTGAAGCTTCTTTTAgaggccttaaaatcattagaaaaCTTAGTTGGTTCTATAGATTATAATTCTCGTTCCAACAATTCAATGGTGCATAAATGGTTGAATCTCAAGCAAGACATTCAAGACGAAGCCAGAGCTGTGTTACCCGACCCTCAAGTTTTGTTTAAATTGCTTTCTGACGAGAAAAAAGAGAAGGACCAAAAAAATGATCCCAAGCGTTGCAATAAAAAGATGAAAAGGTCAACGAACTTTGAATGCCATGCTGGTgcgaagaaatcaaaaattgatcgCATTGACGGTGATATTGATATCCTTATTGGTGGAATAAGTAGTGAACCCGATAATGCTATGCTTTGTAAGACTGAGAGCATTATGGATGAACTGATTATAGACCAGGTGGAAAATAAAAAGGAGTCGGCTGATGTTATTGCTGGTATTTGGGGATTACAGAGAGTTGAACAACAAGATGCAGAAATATGTTTCCACTCCAAGGTTCTTGATGTGCTTGCTCTATACCTA CGCACCATGCCTAACACTTTAGAGGGTTCATATGATTTCTTTAAGGAGCTTCCAAGCGACCCTTTTACATTGTCAAGTAACCAGCAGCAATCCTTATTGCCTCTTTTAATAGAATATATTGGATGGTCTCCTGAGAGGAAAGTCCCCAACAGACCCCCTGAAGCACTGTACAAGCATCTGCATCCGTTGGTCAATCTCTTGATACGTTCACCAATCAAAGAAATACAAAATCAAGCATATACTCTGGCTCGAGCAGCCATGTTTAGTACTGGTGCCTTTGACAGAGATATTCAAGAAATTGATGCATGGTTCTTGTTTTTACCTGGTTATAGACGAGAGGGGCAGACAGAGGAGGGACAAGGGCATGACCTTTTCGGGGACTTGTTTGGAGTTGTCGTTTCATTTTTCTGTGACGCTGTTTCTACGGTGGGAAATAACTTGTACAAATATCATGATATGGTAAGGTGCAAACTTTCCGAATTAAATGACATCAAAG ATGCTCCTGATTTCAGCCCTCTTGTCTTCTGTATCCTGGATAAGTGTCTAAGGTTGCTGGAGTCCAGTTCCGGGAAAAAGTTATGTGACAAATCAATGGTATCACTCTATGTGTGCAATACACTAAGTTTTCTCTTGCAGACTCAG GTTCAAGGAGGGTTGCTACATGCTTTCATTGAGTTCCTTTTAACTCAAAGACTTTGTGACCTATCAAGAAGGAATGGATTTGGGGACTTCACTTCACTTGATGATTCAAGCAATTTCCCATGTGAATGGAGGCCATTAAAGAATCTGTTGCTCCTTTCACAAAATGTCTCTAAAAAACAGGCTTGTTGTAGCTCTTATTCCATTCCCCAAAGAACTCAAAGTGCAAGTCGTCATCCTTTTGCAAGAACTCTTGATAACATAAaggaaatcataaaaagtggtcaAGGTGGTGATTTAGTGGGTGTAGCCGCAGGTTTCTCCTCTTCAATAATTTGTATAAGTTCTTACGAGATCTTAGAAAATTTTCCATCCATCATTACTATATCCCATCTCCTTCTAGGAAAACATCTTCAATTCTTATCTTATCCATTTTTCCTTGAGCAAAATTTTCTCTCCAGAGTTTCTGATCTATGGGCCAATATAGTGTTCTCTGCTTTAGAACATTTTGATACAATTGCTCAGAATTCCAGATGTAGTTCTTATTCCAGTGAGGAAATCATTTCTAGCATGGAAGTTGATTCAATCAAATCTGCTTCCGTTGCATTTAGTTTCTTCCTAAAGGAGGCACCTTTTTATGTGCTATTTTCTTCGGTATTAAGAGTTGGAAATCTTGAGTCTTTCGTCTCTTCTAAACTTGTAGACATACTCAAGGTCAAGCTTACTGAAGGTTCACCTGACGACTTGATTGCATCTCTTCGTCTTGCACTTTTCTGGGCTCATCAGATACAATTATCATTCAGAGTTGACCCGGTAGATGAGCTTGAACGGCCCTTGCAGATTTGCTTTATATGCATAAAGCACATATTGACACAACTTTTTGCTGTCAAATCAAATTTTGATACTTTATCTATCAGTGAGTTTCCTGTATTGGTACCATATCTCCAAGAAGTTGCAAGAATTGTTTTCCATCATCCTGCAGTGATTTTGTCATTATTACAACCTTTGTGCCGCGGTTTGATGCCTGCTTGTGTAAGCCTGGGCAATGGCTCCGAGGATTTTGTAAGCTCATTGAAATTCAGCGTTCACTCGATGGAACATAATATCTTAGAGTTATTGACGACAGTTGCCAATTACTTCTTTTCTTCATACTTGGATCAAGTTGCCGTGACTGAAGTCCAGGATGCAGAAAACAAAAAGCTTTTGAAGATTTTCAAGTCCTTGGTTAGACAGGTTATTTTATTCTTTATGGATAAGTTCGATTGTTGCATTAGGGATAAAGATTTGACCCCCATACTACCAGCTTATCACATAGTTGTTGCTTTAAGTCCTTATATATCTCCTATTGAGTTGCTAGAGCTTGTGCAATGGATTTTTCGTAAAGTTGACCTGATTGACTCAAtaggttggaaatcttttaagaTTGATGCTTTTGCAATGGGATGCTATATTTTTGATGCTGCTTTCGATTTGCTATCAAGTTATTTGCATCAAGTCAGCAGAAGAAAAGTGCACTCCTCTTTGCTCTGGGAAGTTAAGGGGGGAAATGTTGACATCAGCCTTCTCCAGGAAACTTACTACAAGGTAATTGAACTTGCCACTACTTCCAAGTTAAGATTCGCTGATATATGCTTGTTGAAGGCTGTGAATACCGTGTATAAGCAAAAAACTATGTTGCCGAAAGAGGATCTGTTTCCACTAGTTATGGCACTATCGAGGGTGATAAAAAGCACTCCCATCGAAATTATTTCTCATTGCATTTACACAACAAGTGCAACCAAGGCAAAACTTTTGTTTCTACTTACAGAAGTAAGTCCCTTGCACTTGACTCTTTTTGGGCAAGTATTTTTGTCCATCTTGGGTAAAAACTTGCCTTCAACTAGCAACATGATCGAAGAGAACCATAAATGTGTCATTGCAGATGACGACCTTATACTGCTATTACCTGTTGCTCTATCATACTTGAATTTGAGCATTACTAAGTTCGGCGTTCAGTATCTCAAGTCTTTAGGGGCCATCACTTCGATTTATTCGAGAATACTGTTGGATGGTTTCTTAAATTGGAGGAGTTTTGCATCTAGAACCGTGTTTCAAGAAGAATTCGATGAATCCCCACCATCATCTACTAAAGATCTTCTTAATGTATTCGGGGGTACTCTATATGGAAAAACAATTCACATGTTGAGATACTGTTTTGCTTTAAATGCAGATTCTATTGACAAGAAGAAAAGGAAGGATCTTTTTTGTTCTATGTATTCATCTTCTGGTACAGATGCTGGTTTGCTAGATTGTGATGTTGGTGAGATAAATAATTGTTCAATTGATGATTCACTAAACATTGCGATTAGAGCCATAGCAAAAGTATGCTTTTCTAGGTTGCTATTATTTCCAGCGGATAATTTTATTCAGTCTCTGAGGACTAAAAGAGGCGGAGAGTTGAAGGAGATGACTCTTGAAGTTGGTTCCACTAGAAAGGATTCTATGAGATTGAGGTTAATGAGAATCTTGGTCAGTACATTGCGCTCTATCGCCATGAAGTTCCCTGTAGTGACAGATAACTCCGGAAAGTCGAAACGCCCAGAATGTTCAGTGTTCACATTCTTAGAAACTTATATTCTGAGAAATATATCTGAATTGTGTAGGAAGATGCAGACAGAGCTTGTCCAATTTGATTCACTTCCTTTCTTGGATACATTTTTCTCATCATCTCTTCGGTATAGATTTGAGGATCCTATCACATTGAAAGTGCTCAAGGATGTTGTTATTACACTATCTGAAGGGAAATTTTCTTCTGGTGTCCTTCTTGAACTTATGCAAGCTCACTCTCATTTCATCCCTTCTATTCTATGGACTAACTCGATTTCTGACTCTTCTAGTGTTTTTCATGGTGTAACTCTGTTGAGGCCTTTATCCAGCATATTGAAGTCTCATGTTCTCTTACTTACTGATTTACACATGTCGGATGACAAGATTAATCTTGATTTATCTTCTTCCCATTCGAGAAAGTTGGAAGTGATCAAACTTTTGAGAGTACTTTATCATCTCAAGGCTTGTCAGAATGGCAATGTTGCTCCAGCAGAAGATATCAGCATGGTTCCAAGAGAGTTGCTTTCCTTGCTTCTGTCCTGTTATGGCGCAACAATGGGAAAGGTCGATTTGGAGATATTCAGCCTCATGAGTGATATAGTGTCCGCAGAAGGATCTGATCTAAGCATTAATGAAATGGATTATCTGTGGGGAGGTGCCGCTTTAAAACTTAGACGTGTGAAAGAGCTTGAGTCCACCCATGAGATAATCAATGGTGAAACATGCGAAGAGCGTCGAAGAAGGCAATTTAGGGAGAGTTTTTCGATTGACCAGAATTTATGTGTAGCAACAGTTTTACATTTTCCCAATGAAAGAGTTGACCTTGATAGCCTTACAACAACAAGCAAGCTTCAAGAGGATAACTTGCTGAATATGCTAGAG GAACCGTATCCAAGGATTGATAAGATACAACGGTATGATCCGGCTTTCATCTTACGGTTTTCAATTCATGGTCTATCAATGGGTTACTTTGAGCTTTTGGAATTCGCGGGCCTTGGTTTACTTGCACTATCTATTATGAGCATATCTTCACCTGACCAAGGAATTAGGAAACTGGGTTATGATGCTCTTGGATTATTCACTAACACCTTATACAAGAAG gatgagcaaaacaagaagtcTTTGTCGCCGCTTCGACTTCTTTTATTATCTTTGCAAAATGGTATAGCTCAAGAAATGCAAAGAATACCTTCTGTGTCAGCTATTTTCGCTGCTGAAGCTTCTCTAGTATTGTTGGATCCTTCAAGTGATCATCACGTTGCCATATCCGAACTGTTGAGACGCTCGCCGTTGAATTTGAAG AGTATTCCATTATTTGATACATTGTTTGAGAGTTGCTCGATTAAGTTCAAGACAGACAAGCTATGGATACTTCGCCTATCCTATTCGGGATTAAATTTGGATGATGATGCTGAAATATTTCAGTCGAAATGTCTTCACAAGATGTTGAGTTTTTATTCGTCTTCTCTCTCTGATTATGAGTCCAaaattctcattcttcag ATAGTGAAGAAAGCTGTTAAGTTGCCTACACTAGCTCGTTACTTAGTCAAGTCATGTGGATTGCTTTCGTGGTTATCATCTGTTTTTTGTTTCTGTGATAAGAGGCTATATGGTGACG GTCGTCAATGA